AGTTTTTGGGGGTATAGTCTCTTGGTATTCTGCTAAAAAGGCTCTAAGACCTGTTAGAGTAGTAGTTAAGGTGTAGACTAGTGTCTGAGTCTATAGATATTAAATGTCCTTATTGTGGTGCTGGATATAGAGTTCCTAGAACTGTTACATATGCTACATGTCCATACTGTGGAACAACATTTAAACTGGATAACCCTAGTGAGAAGATAGATCACTATCTATTCAAGGCTCTCATAGATGATCAGAAGGCTTTCAACATTATAAAATCCTTTGCATCTCAGCAGGTTGGTGCGGAGAAGGATCTTATTGATAGAGCTAGTTTTGTATCCTCAAAACTCTTCTACATACCTATATATCTATATGAGGCTAGGGTAAGAGCTCTATGTAGAGATGGTGATAAGGAGTATCATGGCGGAGAATCATATAATCAATATATTGTGATTGCTATTGATAACCCTCCAATAGCTCTACCTACAGACTATGGCTTTCCAGCTAGAATGAGGGAATATTTCAAACCTACAATCTCTAGAAACTATATATATCTACAACCAGTTAAAGACCCTATAGCAATATTTGAGGGGTTAAAGAGAAGAGATATTAGTGAGGCTATGAACGAGGCTAGAGAGGCATGTCCTTCATCAGATATAAAGCTTGCTGATGAATCTAGATATATAGGATTAGCACACTATCCATTCTGGCAAATAGAGTATTCATATAAAGGAAACATATTTAGAGCAATTGTAGATGCAGCTGATGGAACTATACTATATCTAGAGTATCCACTCAATATAAAGAATGCTACTAAGGCATTGATAGGAGTTATTGCAGGCACAATCATAGCAAGTCTAATAGGTACAACAATAGCTATACAAAGCAATACAGCTTTTATAGGAGGTCTTGCAAGCTTCATAGCATTTACACCAGCACTCTATATCTCACTATCAATGCTACTGAAAAGAAAAGCTACATATATGTATAATCCAGAGGAAGAAGCAGAATTCCTACCAACAAGATAATATAAGAGTAGAACAACATCATTATGGTCAATACCAAATAAAGTCGATGTAGCCTCCATCTCTCTTTTCATTAGTGTTAGATAAATGTAATGTTTCATCAGTAATCATCAGAATAGATTACTAGCATCATTTGAATTAGTTATTGTTACATATATAATGGCTATAGCTATGAAATTGCTTCTAGGGATAATAACTACTGTTAAAGGAGATATATGTTACAGCTGGTCCTTAGTACCAACTTGGATTTCCTGATAGCTATATACAAAGATGTATATGTAATGTTTATGGGATGAAGAGACATAGAAGGTGTTCAATGAATGGGCTATGATAAATAACTTTGAGAATAAGCTAAGAAATGATAGATATATATGGGGAACTATATATAGATATCTTATTGAGTCAGCAGATATTAAATAGATTTTAAATGTCTATTAGATATGCTGTATAGTTTTTATACCTTTTTCTATGTAGAGTTTGATATTAGTGAGAATATGGGTATTCAACTAGGTTTAACAATTGATGAAAATATTTATGAGAAGCTTAGCATAGGTTCTAAGAAGCTGGGGGTAGATATAAACACTTTAGTTAGTAATATATTGAGGGAATGGATTGATAAGAATAGAATGCTTCTACTATCAGTTGATGAAATAGCTAAAGAATATGAAAATAGTCTATCCTCGTACTCTGAACATACACAGAAAACAAAGATTAGAATGGTTAGAAGTTTTCTTGAGTGGTGTGAGAGTAGAGGTATAAGTTTTGATAAAATAGATGTTAATACTGTTGAGTCATTTGCAAAGGAGTTAGAGAGTAGATATACATCCAAATATGTTAATAGCTATAGAGCTACTCTTAGAGACTTTATCTACTGGTTTCAACAGAGATATGGAGTTAAGTAGATTCTAAATATTTTTTCAAAGGATTCAATCTATTAGTTTTGCTATACTCTCACAAAATATAGCTATTGTACTGTTATATAGATATATTGAGACTATGTCTATACATAAAGAAGAGGAGAAGATATATACTAATCCAAATCTAATCTATCTCATAAGAGAAAAACTTCTTAAATTCTTTAGCAATATTGCCTCCAACTGTATTGAGCCAAAGGCTATTGAGAAATGTCTTAATAGACTTAAAGATTCTAGGGATAGGATAAAGAGTAGTGGATGGCGACCTAGGAGAATAGGGGTTGTAGATGGTGGTAGTACTATAATAGCTCTTAACTCTGGGTATATAGGTATTGCTGCAGCTATAGGCATAGTTATCGATGGTGATAGAGTTGTTGATAGAGTTGTTGCTGAACCTATTATAGTTCCTGAGGATGTTGATAAATTATCGTTATTCCCAACACAACTAGATATTGATAGTGTTATAGATAAGCTGAGGGAGTCTCTAGTCTTTGAAACTAGTGCTAATCTTCTTGATAAAGGTATAGATATGATTGTTATAGATGGTCCCTTAGCACCCTATTCAGCTCTTGGAAGGATAGTGGCATTTGAAGATATTGAGAGAAGTGCTTTAGAGAGATATAGAGATGCTGTTCTTAGATTCCATAAGATGTCCTATGAATATGATATAGATGTTGTTGGATTTGTTAAAAGACCTAGATCTAGATATCTTAGGAGGATGTATAGTGAATGTAGTATTGATGTCTTTGACCATGTGCTACTAGCTATGCTTCTTAGCGATGGAGAGTACTTCCCATCTATACCTAGAGAAATTATTCCAGAGCCAGATATTATTAGAAGGCATGAGATTAGAGATATTGTTGATATTATAAAGCCTAGATTTATATATACAAGATTCTCTAGCTCTATGCCCCCATATAGAGTTGAGTTTGGCCAACTAGAGAATGATTTTAGAGATATTCTAGGCTATCTATATTCATCTAGAACTAGGGAGGGGATACCATATATAGTTATGAAGGTTGATGAGGAGGTTAAGATGTCTAGGAAGCTTATAAGAGATCTCTATGACGATGTAAGACATGAATATATAGTTAAGTTTAGTGGAAGGGGATACAATGCCTTAATCCCAATTCTACCAGAGTTTGGAGAATTGGGTGGTTGAAATGCTTAGTAGTACAATTGTTGAGAAGAGGATTGGCTATATATTTTCAGAGGATGGGGTTTATCTACCAGATGAAATAACATTTACAGTTGAACTAGGTTCAAAGGTAGAGATAGGTGATATAGTCTGTATAGAACATCCATCGAAGGAGGGTATACCTGTATTCTACCAGGTTATAGAGGTTCCACTTAGGAGAAAGGCTAGGGATTATGAGGAGGATCTTGCTAGAGTTGGAAAGCCTTTACAGGATGAGTCTAGGAATTATCCTAGGGCTAGAGCTAGACAGATAGGATATATAGATGATTTGGAGAAGCTACTAGGTGGGGAGACATCTATAGATGATCTCCTTATGCTTATAGAGCATATAAAGCCTTTGAGCGAAGTCTATATACCTACACCAGAGGTTATAGATAAGCTACTTGCGCCCTCTGGACCAAGTATATCTCTAGGCTATATATATCCAAGTTGGAAACATCAGCTAAAGCTAGATTTACAGAAGCTTATGAGACAGGGACTACTTATTGTTGGTGGTGTTGGGACTGGTAAGACAACGACTATGCTTACAGTTATTATAAGGGTTATAGAGGAGGTTAAGAGGCTTGGTGGAAAGCCTCATATCGTTATCATCGATAAAGATGGTGAGTATGGTACAAAGGAGCTTATAGATGCTACAGGTATTGATGGATATGAGAGGATAGATATAGATATGGTAAAGCCTTTGGAGTATCGAGACAAGAATATGTATATAGACCAGCTGTTGTTAGCCCTAGGATTTGTTGATAAGAGAACAAAAGCTGCTAAGGCATTGACACAGACGGTTATGTCTCTAGATGAAGATATGTATATATTGACACCAGAATTTGTAGAGAGAACAATTCTGCCGAAGATACCAAGCGATGTTAGAAGCGAGATAATGGCAAGAGTTGCACAGTGGAAGATCAGGGTCTCTAAACCAAATACAAAATTCCATACAATTGAAACACTGCTACAGCTAGTAAAGACAAAGACTGTTGTACACATAGATCTATCGACAACTAGAAACTTTGACAATGCATATCTAATTCTAGACAACTTGCTTAGAAGTATATACAACGAGGCTCTAGCAGATGAGGGATTTGGCTGTGTAATAGCTATAGATGAGGCACATCTATTTGCACCAGAGAGAGGAGGAATATCACTAGCATCAAATGAAGTGATAGAGAAAAACCTTAGAGACACGATACATCTAATAGCAACTACAGGTCCTAGAAATGGAGTGACACTATTCATAGCTACACAGAGGCCAAGCCTAATATCAAAAACAATAACAACACAAATGGGTCAAAACATAATTGCTCACAGAGTTGAAGACATAGATCTAGAGAGAATAGAGGAGATAATGGGGAGTATAGCGAGAAGAGTAAGGGTATTGCCAAGGGGATGGGCATTAGTAAAATCACTTGCAGCAAAAGTTAGAGAGCCACTTATAATAAGGGTAGAAGCTATATCAAAACCTATGAGCATAGGAAAGACAGCATTTGATAGATTCATAGCCAAGAAATCTTAATTCCATGTATAAATGTGGCCAATGTTTTTGATGTGCTGATAGCTTCTTGGATCTCTATTAAGAGGTTCTAGAGTATAAAGCTTTAATTTTAATCCTTGTATCCACTTTCTAGTGTCTAGGTTGGTGTAATGGGTATGTCTCAGGTTTTGTTGTGTGGTGAGATGCATTATTTTAGGATACCTAGCGGTCTATGGTTTGATAGGTTGTTGAAGCTTAAGAGAGCTGGTTTTAATTGTGTTAATATCTATTTTGCGTGGAATTATCATGAGGTTGAGCCAGGTGTTTTTGATGTTAGTGGTGAGAGGGATTTTACTAGGTTTATAGAGATTGCTAGGGATCTTGGTCTATATGTTGTAGCTAGAGTTGGTCCATATATATGTTCTGAGTGGGATAATGGTGGTCTTCCTGATTGGCTTATTAGTAAAGATCTTGTTCCAAGGTCTCTAGACCCTTCATATTTTAGATATGCTGAGAGATGGCTAAGATTTGTATTGTCTATGTTGAGTAGATATAGTGTTAAGAGGGGTGGTAATCTTGTTGCTGTTCAATTGGAGAACGAATATTTCTGGGGAGATATACCATATCATATGAGGCTTAAGGATATTGCTAGAGAGGTTGGTATTGATGTTGATCTATATACAAATATGAATAGATATGCAAGAAATACAGATTTTATAGATTCTATAGATCTATATCCACGCCCATGGGATATAAAATCTGTTATAAATGCATTCAAAGATTTACTAGAGACACAACCTGGGAGAAATCTAAAGATTATGGAATATGAAGGTGGTTGGTTCTCTGCCATAGGTAAGCCCCTGCCCACGGAGAGAGGAAGTTTTCCACCAAACTGGACAAAAATGCTTTTAACGCTTGCTATTGCCTATGGTGCTGACCTCATAAGCTTCTATATGTTTCATGGAGGTACAAACTTTGGTTATTGGACTGGGAGATGGATTACTACAACATATGACTATGAG
Above is a genomic segment from Ignisphaera aggregans DSM 17230 containing:
- a CDS encoding zinc finger TFIIB-type domain-containing protein (KEGG: pcl:Pcal_2026 zinc finger TFIIB-type domain-containing protein~SPTR: A3MXS4 Zinc finger, TFIIB-type domain protein), with the translated sequence MSESIDIKCPYCGAGYRVPRTVTYATCPYCGTTFKLDNPSEKIDHYLFKALIDDQKAFNIIKSFASQQVGAEKDLIDRASFVSSKLFYIPIYLYEARVRALCRDGDKEYHGGESYNQYIVIAIDNPPIALPTDYGFPARMREYFKPTISRNYIYLQPVKDPIAIFEGLKRRDISEAMNEAREACPSSDIKLADESRYIGLAHYPFWQIEYSYKGNIFRAIVDAADGTILYLEYPLNIKNATKALIGVIAGTIIASLIGTTIAIQSNTAFIGGLASFIAFTPALYISLSMLLKRKATYMYNPEEEAEFLPTR
- a CDS encoding integrase domain protein SAM domain protein (InterPro IPR004107~PFAM: integrase domain protein SAM domain protein~PFAM: Phage integrase, N-terminal SAM-like domain) — protein: MLYSFYTFFYVEFDISENMGIQLGLTIDENIYEKLSIGSKKLGVDINTLVSNILREWIDKNRMLLLSVDEIAKEYENSLSSYSEHTQKTKIRMVRSFLEWCESRGISFDKIDVNTVESFAKELESRYTSKYVNSYRATLRDFIYWFQQRYGVK
- a CDS encoding AAA ATPase (InterPro IPR003593~KEGG: pab:PAB0810 hypothetical protein~SMART: AAA ATPase~SPTR: O29202 Putative uncharacterized protein~PFAM: Domain of unknown function DUF87) — its product is MLSSTIVEKRIGYIFSEDGVYLPDEITFTVELGSKVEIGDIVCIEHPSKEGIPVFYQVIEVPLRRKARDYEEDLARVGKPLQDESRNYPRARARQIGYIDDLEKLLGGETSIDDLLMLIEHIKPLSEVYIPTPEVIDKLLAPSGPSISLGYIYPSWKHQLKLDLQKLMRQGLLIVGGVGTGKTTTMLTVIIRVIEEVKRLGGKPHIVIIDKDGEYGTKELIDATGIDGYERIDIDMVKPLEYRDKNMYIDQLLLALGFVDKRTKAAKALTQTVMSLDEDMYILTPEFVERTILPKIPSDVRSEIMARVAQWKIRVSKPNTKFHTIETLLQLVKTKTVVHIDLSTTRNFDNAYLILDNLLRSIYNEALADEGFGCVIAIDEAHLFAPERGGISLASNEVIEKNLRDTIHLIATTGPRNGVTLFIATQRPSLISKTITTQMGQNIIAHRVEDIDLERIEEIMGSIARRVRVLPRGWALVKSLAAKVREPLIIRVEAISKPMSIGKTAFDRFIAKKS
- a CDS encoding NurA domain (InterPro IPR018977~KEGG: tne:Tneu_1343 hypothetical protein~PFAM: NurA domain~PFAM: NurA domain), with the protein product MSIHKEEEKIYTNPNLIYLIREKLLKFFSNIASNCIEPKAIEKCLNRLKDSRDRIKSSGWRPRRIGVVDGGSTIIALNSGYIGIAAAIGIVIDGDRVVDRVVAEPIIVPEDVDKLSLFPTQLDIDSVIDKLRESLVFETSANLLDKGIDMIVIDGPLAPYSALGRIVAFEDIERSALERYRDAVLRFHKMSYEYDIDVVGFVKRPRSRYLRRMYSECSIDVFDHVLLAMLLSDGEYFPSIPREIIPEPDIIRRHEIRDIVDIIKPRFIYTRFSSSMPPYRVEFGQLENDFRDILGYLYSSRTREGIPYIVMKVDEEVKMSRKLIRDLYDDVRHEYIVKFSGRGYNALIPILPEFGELGG